From a region of the Pectobacterium aquaticum genome:
- the glyS gene encoding glycine--tRNA ligase subunit beta: MTDKTFLVEIGTEELPPKALRNLAESFSANFTAELDAANLAHGDVSWFAAPRRLALKVARLSASQPDREVEKRGPAISQAFDPEGKPTKAAEGWARGCGITVEQAERLTTDKGEWLLYRAHAKGEQAQALLAGMVSTALSKLPIPKLMRWSDKETQFVRPVHTVTMLLGEELIPGQVLGIDSARTLRGHRFMGEAEFTIDNAEQYPQILLERGKVVADYDARKAKIKADAEDAARKIGGNADLSDSLLEEVTSLVEWPVVLTAKFEEKFLAVPSEALVYTMKGDQKYFPVYDNSGNLLPNFIFVANIESKDPQQIISGNEKVVRPRLADAEFFFNTDRKKRLEDHLPRLETVLFQQQLGSLRDKTDRIQALAGWVAGQIGADVDHAKRAGLLSKCDLMTNMVFEFTDTQGVMGMHYARHDGEAEDVAVALNEQYQPRFAGDELPSSAVACALAIADKMDSLAGIFGIGQHPKGDKDPFALRRAALGVLRIIVEKRLPLDLQMLTEEAVRLYGDKLSNAKVVDDVIEFMLGRFRAWYQEEGHSVDTIQAVLARRPTRPADFDARVKAVSHFRSLDAAAALAAANKRVSNILAKSTDTLNESVNAAVLKDAAEITLATHLVVLRDKLTPLFAEGRYQEALVELASLREPVDAFFDQVMVMAEDEQVRVNRLTLLSQLRELFLQVADISVLQ; encoded by the coding sequence ATGACTGACAAGACTTTTCTGGTGGAAATTGGCACGGAAGAGCTGCCGCCGAAGGCTCTCCGTAATCTGGCAGAATCCTTTTCCGCGAATTTCACGGCAGAGCTGGATGCCGCCAATCTGGCACACGGTGACGTAAGCTGGTTTGCCGCGCCGCGCCGTTTGGCGCTGAAAGTGGCACGCTTAAGCGCGTCTCAGCCCGATCGTGAAGTAGAAAAACGTGGTCCGGCGATCTCACAAGCGTTTGATCCTGAAGGCAAACCGACCAAAGCAGCAGAAGGCTGGGCGCGTGGCTGTGGTATCACCGTTGAGCAAGCTGAACGTTTGACGACCGACAAAGGCGAGTGGCTGCTGTATCGCGCCCACGCGAAAGGCGAGCAGGCGCAGGCGCTGCTGGCTGGCATGGTAAGCACTGCATTATCGAAGCTGCCGATTCCAAAATTGATGCGCTGGAGCGACAAAGAAACGCAGTTTGTGCGTCCGGTGCACACGGTAACCATGCTGCTGGGTGAAGAACTGATCCCCGGTCAGGTATTGGGTATCGATTCCGCTCGTACTCTTCGCGGCCACCGTTTTATGGGTGAAGCTGAATTTACGATCGATAACGCCGAACAGTATCCGCAGATTCTGCTGGAGCGCGGTAAAGTCGTTGCCGACTACGATGCGCGTAAAGCGAAAATCAAAGCCGATGCAGAAGACGCCGCACGCAAGATTGGCGGTAATGCCGATCTGAGCGACAGCCTGCTGGAAGAAGTCACCTCGCTGGTGGAATGGCCAGTGGTGCTGACCGCGAAATTTGAAGAAAAATTCCTCGCTGTGCCGTCCGAAGCGCTGGTTTACACCATGAAAGGTGACCAGAAGTATTTCCCGGTTTACGACAACAGCGGCAATCTGCTGCCTAACTTCATCTTTGTTGCCAATATCGAGTCCAAAGATCCACAGCAGATTATTTCCGGTAACGAAAAAGTGGTGCGCCCGCGTCTGGCTGACGCCGAATTCTTCTTCAATACCGACCGTAAGAAGCGTTTGGAAGATCACCTGCCGCGTCTGGAAACCGTCTTGTTCCAGCAGCAGTTAGGTTCATTGCGCGACAAAACTGACCGTATTCAGGCGCTGGCTGGCTGGGTTGCTGGCCAGATTGGTGCCGATGTGGATCACGCAAAGCGTGCTGGTCTGCTGTCGAAGTGTGACCTGATGACCAACATGGTGTTCGAATTCACCGACACGCAGGGCGTGATGGGGATGCACTATGCGCGTCATGATGGCGAAGCGGAAGATGTTGCCGTTGCGTTGAATGAGCAGTATCAGCCGCGTTTTGCGGGTGACGAACTGCCGTCTTCTGCGGTGGCGTGCGCGCTGGCAATTGCTGACAAGATGGATTCACTGGCAGGGATTTTTGGCATCGGCCAACACCCGAAAGGCGACAAAGACCCGTTTGCGCTGCGTCGTGCCGCCCTCGGTGTGCTGCGCATCATCGTCGAGAAACGTCTGCCGCTCGATTTGCAGATGCTGACCGAAGAAGCGGTGCGTTTGTATGGTGATAAGCTGTCTAACGCCAAAGTTGTGGATGACGTGATTGAGTTCATGCTCGGCCGCTTCCGCGCCTGGTATCAGGAAGAAGGCCACAGCGTGGATACCATTCAGGCGGTATTGGCGCGTCGTCCTACCCGTCCGGCTGATTTCGATGCCCGCGTCAAAGCCGTCAGCCACTTCCGTTCGCTGGATGCCGCCGCGGCGCTGGCAGCGGCTAATAAGCGTGTTTCCAACATTCTGGCGAAGTCTACCGATACGCTGAACGAGAGCGTCAATGCTGCCGTATTGAAAGACGCGGCGGAAATTACGCTGGCCACGCACCTTGTCGTGCTGCGCGACAAACTGACGCCGCTGTTTGCTGAAGGTCGCTATCAGGAAGCGCTGGTTGAGCTGGCCTCACTGCGTGAGCCTGTCGATGCGTTCTTCGATCAGGTGATGGTCATGGCGGAAGATGAGCAGGTTCGAGTGAACCGCCTGACGCTGCTGAGCCAACTGCGCGAACTGTTCTTGCAGGTTGCGGATATTTCTGTTCTGCAATAA
- a CDS encoding OmpA/MotB family protein: MNNPLLARPKADKEDFWISLSDLMTSLMMIFLLISVVYMIKVQEMVKIPSVYKNTLQGLGQALQHEFKDDLKRWHATIDEDLTVRFQEPNILFTTSSSELKPEFKSILDEFIPRYLGIMTDKKYIDNIEEIRIEGHTSTMWRTGVSENDAYFHNMELSQSRTRTTLSYIMNMPAVSDSKSTLSWFKNHVRAIGFSSAKPIDKEGKTIISPEQIEDSARSQRVEFRVRTNVERQVANIVEKGNKI; encoded by the coding sequence ATGAATAACCCATTATTAGCTCGCCCAAAAGCAGATAAAGAGGATTTTTGGATCAGCCTGAGTGATTTAATGACCTCTCTGATGATGATATTTTTACTTATCTCTGTTGTCTATATGATAAAAGTACAGGAGATGGTGAAAATCCCATCAGTATATAAGAATACCCTACAGGGGCTTGGTCAAGCCTTACAGCATGAATTCAAGGACGATCTAAAACGTTGGCACGCAACAATCGACGAGGATCTAACAGTGCGGTTTCAAGAGCCAAATATTTTATTTACAACCAGCTCCTCTGAGCTAAAACCAGAATTTAAAAGTATCTTAGATGAGTTTATTCCCCGCTACCTCGGCATTATGACTGATAAAAAGTATATCGATAACATTGAGGAAATACGTATTGAGGGACATACATCAACGATGTGGCGAACAGGCGTAAGTGAAAACGATGCTTATTTTCATAACATGGAACTGTCTCAGTCAAGAACTCGGACAACTCTATCATATATTATGAATATGCCTGCAGTTTCAGACTCTAAAAGCACCTTAAGTTGGTTTAAAAACCACGTTCGGGCTATTGGATTTTCTTCAGCAAAACCTATTGATAAAGAAGGGAAAACGATCATATCCCCAGAGCAAATTGAAGACAGTGCGCGCTCTCAACGAGTGGAATTTCGCGTCAGGACGAATGTTGAACGCCAAGTGGCCAATATTGTTGAAAAAGGGAATAAAATATAA
- a CDS encoding DUF3053 domain-containing protein: MTYRSRWLLPVLVILAALQLAACGDSEADQRKAFVAFLQSVQSQQDGTLPTLTEEQKNNFGNFTNDYAMLTTFSQQFNQAVSGSLTPMLGQISRIRVPKDYLTQRDDLRQSIGAMNLLSQHVQAAKVQADNAHRLLKQPEEVQIPYERLYARTVIQPTNALLPAIPNAIAFAQSLIQIGDFLQAQGDQAVFNGASVQFRTPQQVAQYNSMVAALPLQQQNLMNALRGITGVNYP, encoded by the coding sequence ATGACGTACCGTTCACGCTGGCTGCTGCCAGTTCTGGTTATTCTGGCGGCATTGCAGCTGGCTGCCTGTGGTGACAGCGAAGCCGATCAGCGGAAGGCATTCGTTGCATTCCTGCAAAGCGTGCAGTCGCAGCAGGATGGGACGCTGCCGACATTGACGGAAGAGCAGAAAAATAATTTTGGCAATTTCACCAACGATTACGCGATGTTAACTACTTTTTCTCAGCAGTTTAATCAGGCGGTATCCGGCAGTTTAACGCCGATGCTGGGGCAAATTTCCCGAATTCGTGTTCCTAAAGACTATCTGACGCAGCGTGATGATCTTCGCCAATCTATCGGGGCAATGAACCTGTTGAGCCAGCATGTGCAGGCGGCGAAAGTGCAGGCGGACAACGCCCATCGGCTGCTAAAACAGCCCGAAGAAGTGCAAATACCCTATGAGCGGTTGTATGCACGCACGGTAATACAGCCCACCAATGCGCTGCTACCCGCTATTCCGAATGCGATTGCCTTCGCACAGAGCCTGATCCAGATCGGTGATTTCCTTCAGGCTCAGGGCGATCAGGCGGTGTTTAATGGCGCGTCTGTGCAATTCCGTACGCCGCAACAGGTGGCGCAATATAACAGCATGGTGGCAGCGTTACCTCTACAGCAGCAGAATTTAATGAATGCACTCAGAGGAATAACTGGCGTGAATTATCCCTAA